The following coding sequences lie in one Takifugu flavidus isolate HTHZ2018 chromosome 4, ASM371156v2, whole genome shotgun sequence genomic window:
- the LOC130524150 gene encoding sodium- and chloride-dependent GABA transporter 2-like, with the protein MDSSFASDVQFRLNTAKAHPAPTTHSRGQWSSKIEFLLAVAGQIIGLGNVWRFPYLCYKNGGGVFFIPYVLFLFACGIPLFLLETSLGQYTSQGSITCWRKICPLFEGIGYGSQIVVLYSSIYYIVILAWAFLYLFFSFNSELPWASCRNSWNTENCVEFDGRGNGYNWTVVENATSPVREFWERRILNVTGSVEEFGSMQWELALCLLLSWIICYFCIWKGVKSTGKVVYFTATFPYLMLLVLLVRGLTLPGALDGIKFYLWPDPARLADPQVWMDAGTQVFYSYALCIGCLIALGSYNKYNNNCYRDCLYLCLLNSGTSFVAGFAIFSALGFMAYEQNTDISNVAESGPGLAFIAYPRAVAMMPVPQLWSIFFFVMIILLGLDSQFVGLEAVMTAISDMYPSFFHVGHRRKILLLAICVVCFFIGLSMVTQGGLYIFQLFDYYACSGMTLLLFAILQSVCVSWIYGADRFYENIEDMIGYKPFPLIKYCLKFITPLVCLGTFLFSLIKYTPLKFNNTIDYPWWGYALGWWFTLSSTLMVPIVMVFKVVRTPGTLRQRLSSLCTPDESLPMTNSMKNTLKRTSFTSDHETVIC; encoded by the exons aTGGATTCTTCATTCGCTTCAGATGTCCAGTTCAGGCTGAACACAGCCAAAGCTCATCCAGCTCCTACCACCCACAGCAGAGGACAGTGGTCCAGTAAAATTGAGTTCCTTTTGGCTGTTGCAGGACAAATCATCGGACTGGGAAACGTGTGGAGGTTCCCCTATCTGTGCTACAAAAATGGAGGGG GGGTGTTTTTCATTCCCTatgtcctcttcctgtttgcctgcgGTATCCCGTTGTTTCTCTTGGAGACGTCTCTCGGTCAGTACACCAGTCAGGGAAGTATAACATGCTGGAGGAAAATCTGTCCACTTTTTGAAG GGATAGGCTATGGCAGTCAGATAGTGGTTTTGTACTCCAGTATCTACTACATCGTCATACTGGCCTGGGCCTTCCTCtatcttttcttctctttcaactCTGAGCTCCCCTGGgcgagctgcagaaacagctggaacaCAG AGAACTGTGTTGAATTTGATGGAAGAGGCAACGGATATAACTGGACTGTTGTTGAAAATGCTACATCACCAGTGAGAGAATTCTGGGA GAGAAGAATTCTGAACGTCACAGGAAGTGTCGAGGAGTTTGGCAGCATGCAGTGGGAGCTGGCCCTGTGTCTTCTCTTGTCCTGGATCATCTGTTACTTTTGCATTTGGAAAGGAGTTAAGTCCACTGGGAAG GTCGTTTACTTTACTGCCACTTTTCCATATCTGATGCTGCTTGTGCTGCTCGTTCGAGGACTCACTTTACCTGGTGCCTTAGATGGGATTAAGTTCTATCTCTGGCCAGATCCAGCCCGTCTTGCTGACCCACAG GTATGGATGGATGCTGGTACTCAGGTATTTTACTCCTATGCCCTTTGCATCGGGTGTCTAATTGCTCTTGGGAGTTACAATAAGTACAACAACAACTGTTACAG GGACTGTTTGTATTTGTGCCTTCTGAACAGCGGCACTAGTTTTGTAGCCGGCTTTGCCATCTTCTCCGCACTCGGTTTCATGGCATATGAGCAGAACACAGACATATCTAATGTAGCAGAGTCAG GTCCTGGCCTGGCGTTCATTGCTTACCCTCGAGCTGTTGCCATGATGCCTGTGCCTCAGCTCTGgtcaattttcttttttgttatgATCATCCTGCTGGGACTGGACAGTCAG TTTGTTGGTCTGGAAGCTGTCATGACTGCAATTTCCGACATGTATCCATCCTTCTTCCACGTTGGCCATCGGCGAAAAATTCTTCTTCTTGCCATCTGTGTTGTCTGCTTCTTTATCGGTCTTTCAATGGTTACTCAA GGTGGGCTGTACATCTTCCAGTTGTTTGACTACTATGCCTGCAGTGGAATGACTCTACTTCTGTTTGCCATTCTCcaatctgtgtgtgtcagtTGGATCTATG GTGCAGACAGGTTTTATGAAAACATCGAAGACATGATAGGATACAAACCTTTTCCTCTCATCAAATATTGTTTAAAGTTCATTACACCATTAGTGTGCTTG ggaacttttcttttctcactgaTCAAATACACTCCTCTAAAGTTCAACAACACCATTGATTATCCATGGTGGGGGTACGCTCTCGGCTGGTGGTTCACCCTCTCGTCAACCCTCATGGTCCCCATTGTTATGGTTTTCAAAGTGGTTAGAACCCCTGGAACACTACGACAG AGGCTGTCAAGCTTGTGCACTCCAGACGAAAGTCTTCCAATGACCAATTCAATGAAGAACACTCTTAAACGCACCTCTTTTACCTCAG